The segment GCCGGGAACGGATGGCGGGCCGCGTTTTCCATCAATTCCTCGGCATGGTTGTCCCAGGGTACGACCACCGAAACAGTTGCATTGTCAATCAATTGGAATTTTTGAGCAATTTTTGCAAAAGGGAACGATAAATCATCTTTGCTGTCTTTAATCATTTTTAAAATATCACCGGCATCAAGGTTGTCACGCTCGATATCGAACAGATGATTAAAATAATACTCGATCGCTTCTAACGATAACAAATCATCATTTAGCTCATGTAAATGCCTTGCTGCACTACGAGTTAAAAATGCTACTTCAGAGAATCTGCCTTTTTGGGGCATACCATGCGGTTCAGGGTCAAATATGATCACCCGCCCTCTGGATCTCCGGCCTTCCCGGTTGCACCGGCCCGCCGCCTGGGCGATGGAATCAATACCAGCCGCGGCGCGGTAAACCACAGGAAAATCCACATCCACACCCGCTTCAATTAGCTGAGTAGAGACCACACGGCATGGTTTTCCATCCTGAAGCGCCCTGCGAATCTCTGCAAGAACCACCTTCCGGTGTGCCGGACACATACGTGCCGACAAATGATATGCGCCTTCCGGTTTCTTTGCCAAAAGCTTCTCAAATAACAACCTGGCATGGCGCCTGGTGTTAACGATGGTTAATACCTGCGGGATATCCGCCATTTCTTCAGCAAGCTCCTCGTCTGACATTTCGTTTTTGTTTTCCACACTAACACGTTTGAAAATTTTTTGAAGTTCATTCGGATCTTCCATGATTTCCACTATTTTCGGATTAGTAGGAATCAAATCCTTCACTGCGGGTTGCGTCGCCGTACAAAGCACCACCGTGGCGCCATAGTTGAAAACAAGCTCCGCTAATGCCCAGAGGCATGGTTTGATGTACTCAATCGGCATCATCTGCGCTTCGTCCAGTATAATCACACTATTAACTATGTTGTGCAGTTTTCTGCAACGAGATCCTTTATTTGCGTAAAGCGATTCAAAGAATTGCACTGCTGTAGTGACAACAACCGGCATGTCCCAATTTTCCGAAGCCAGGCGATGAACTTTTTCATGCTCATCCCAATCATCAAAGATTCCTTCGGGATATTCAAAGTTGCTGTGATGTTCAAGGACAACATTATCCTTTAGCGGGTCATCCTCCAACACTTCCCTGAACACCTGTGCATTCTGCTCGATTATACTGGTGTAAGGGATGACATAAATTATACGGTCTTTATCGTGTTTCACCGCGTGTTTGAGCCCGAATGCAAGAGATGAATATGTCTTTCCTCCGCCTGTTGGGACCGTCAAGGTAAAAAATCCCGGGGTAGATTCGGCTATAGCCAAACATCTTTCCAGAATGGCTTGACGCGCCGTGTTGATTACTGACGGATTTTGGCGGTTGCGTTCTGATAAAGCGCCTATCTTTTTCTCAAATTGTTTTAATAATTTTTCCAAAGAAACCGGTACCGGCCGCTTAATATACCGTTCGGTATTCATGAATCTTTCAGTATCTAAAAAATCCGCATCAACTAAACACGAATACATCATTCGAATGCAAAAAGAGAAACTAAATGCATCCATAGCGGGGTCTCTCGGCTTAGGCATTTCTGCAAGATCCTGGTTGTTCAGATCTGGAATCTCAATTTCTCCCGCATATGCCTGGTAATCCGGAATATCTTCCCTGGCGAGACGCTCCGGAAGATTTCCCGGGGCGCCTTTGTTTCCATCGGGTAATCCGCCATGATGTCCCGCAATTATAAACGCCAAGGCGAAACCGGTAACTTTCCCAAATCTGCGGCAAACTTCCTGCGCCCCTGCACTTTTATGATCTACTTTCGCACTTGCGCCCTCCAGGCGTTTTTGAAATGCCGCTGAATACTTTCCCAGATCATGAGCCAAACCAATAATTCTCCCCAGTTTACCCGCTCCGAATTTTGCTGCCCGTTCTTCCGTCATTCTGGCAACTTCATCTAAATGCCTCTTGAGCAGTTGCCAATGTTCCTTTGGCAGCACTTTTTTCGCTATCGGATCCTCCTTGGTATGGCCGTAGTAAATCATTAGCATCACCATCTCTGACTGACCTGTAAAAAACGGTCAGTTTAATTGCAATAATACATTTATTAATGTTGCATGGAAAAAAGGCATGTAAAATGGATGGCCCCATTTAATTGATTATATTAATAGTTTTTGAACATCCGGCATCATTTGTTGTTCTTTTTATCTAAGCAAGCAAAAAAAATGTCATATCATGTCGAATCACATAAAAACAACAACGACCGCCCTTTACGGACGGTCACTCTGTCTGTACTACTATTATACATTATCCTCATTCTGCCTTAACATCAGGGTTTGCCCTCAAACCCGGGAATATTTCTTCATGTGTATAGCGTAAATCAGTAGATTTTGCTTCCATCTCTGCTTCTTTCAACTTAATATAAATTTCACTTTCAAACAACTTGCGTTCGTAGGCTTCCATACTCATAACAACCATATCACCATACCCATTTTTGGTCAAAAAAACAGGTTCTGATGTTTCATGCACAATCCTTGAAATTTCGGCAAAGTTATTACGCAAATCTGAAACCGGTCTAATCTGCGGCATAAAAAACACCTCTCGTCATTAACTTAGCATAATATTATCTTAATTACGCTAATGCGTCAATCTGAGTAAGGTTGAGTGTTTAAGCTTATGGTATGGTTTCAGATCCCCAAAAGGAACAAATGAAAAGCACTTCTTAAAAGCTATTTAAATAAAGTAAGGGAGAATGGATTCATTACGCTTTTTTTAATAATTTTCGAAGGCATGACAGCAAATCCAATTATGCATCATAATCACATCAACAGTACCCCGTTTTTATTTGTTTTAATGGTGTTTATCGTGTCGGCATACTTTATATTCAGGGCAAAATAAACTCATAATTCAATATTACACTTAAGCTATCACTCATGAATCCGAACCGTCCATGGCTGCCGCTTCTCTGATCCGCCGCACAGCGGAAGCGATATCCGCGCTGTCGAATATCGCCGAACCGGCCACCAATACACTAGCGCCGGCCCGCACCACAGCGGCGACTGTGTCCAAATTCACCCCGCCGTCGACCTGGATTTCGGCGTTTAAGCCCCGCTCATCAAGCATTTGCCTGACCGTCCTGATTTTGGGCAGCACCTCCGGAATAAAAGCCTGCCCTCCAAAGCCGGGGTTGACAGTCATCAATAAGACCAGATCCACCAAGGGCAGAATATATTCCACAGCGCCGGGCGGTGTGGCCGGGTTCAACGCCACTCCGGCCCGGACGCCTTTTTCCCGGATCATGGAAAGGATTCGGTGCAGGTGCCGCGCCGCCTCCACATGCACTGTGATTAAGTCCGCGCCGGCGTTGATAAACTGCTCAACGTACAGTTCAGGGTTTTCAATCATCAGGTGGACGTCAAAGCACATGCGGCTTTGCGGCCTGAGCGCCTTCACCACTAGCGGCCCAATGGTAATATTGGGGACAAAATGACCGTCCATAACATCAATATGCAGATACTCAGCCCCAGCCTCCTCGACTTGTATAACATCGTCAAGTAACGCCGCAAAATTCGCGGATAATATAGAAGGTGCCAGTTTGACCATCAATACCGCCTCCTGCCTCTTAATTCCTGCAAAAATTCAACATATTGACGGTAGCGCGATTCTTCAATTCCACCTAGTTCCACCGCTTCCTTGACAGCGCAGCCGGGTTCCTTGTCATGAAGGCAGCCGCCAAAATGACAATTCCCGCTGTACTCTTCCATTTCCGGGAAATAGCGGGCTAATTCCTCCAGTTTTATATCAGGCAAGTCCAGGTTGGAAAAACCGGGGGTGTCCGCCACTAATCCGTCTTCCGGCAGGGGAATCAATTCCACATGGCGGGTAGTATGCTTGCCCCGCTTTAATTTCTCGCTGATCGCTCCGGTTTTTAATGTCAGCTCCGGCATTATGGCGTTTAATATCGTCGACTTGCCGACCCCGGAAGGACCGGCAAATACCGATACTTTTCCCCGCAGCTTCCCCCGCAGTCTGTCCAGCCCCGCCCCGGTCACCGCGCTGGTAACCACCACAGGGTATATTCCCTGGTAGCGGGAAACAAGATCAAACTCGTAATCTTTTATTAGGTCAATTTTATTGAAACAAATCAGCGGGTCAATCTGATTCATGATTGCCGTAATGAGAAAACGGTCAAGCAAGCCTGGATTAGGCTCAGGCTGCCGTACGGAAAAAATAATTATCGCTTGGTCCACGTTGGCGATGGGCGGCCGGAACAGCGCGGAGCGGCGGGGCAATATTTTTACGATCACGCCAACCCGGTCTTGTGTTGGCGCCAGTTCCACCCGGTCGCCAACAAGGACTTGCTGTTTTTCATAACGGAAGCGCCCCCGCAGCGAGCACTCCCATTCACAGTGACCGTCATAAACATAATAATAGCCGCTGTAAGCTTTC is part of the Pelotomaculum isophthalicicum JI genome and harbors:
- a CDS encoding type II toxin-antitoxin system Phd/YefM family antitoxin; the encoded protein is MPQIRPVSDLRNNFAEISRIVHETSEPVFLTKNGYGDMVVMSMEAYERKLFESEIYIKLKEAEMEAKSTDLRYTHEEIFPGLRANPDVKAE
- the cas3 gene encoding CRISPR-associated helicase Cas3' produces the protein MIYYGHTKEDPIAKKVLPKEHWQLLKRHLDEVARMTEERAAKFGAGKLGRIIGLAHDLGKYSAAFQKRLEGASAKVDHKSAGAQEVCRRFGKVTGFALAFIIAGHHGGLPDGNKGAPGNLPERLAREDIPDYQAYAGEIEIPDLNNQDLAEMPKPRDPAMDAFSFSFCIRMMYSCLVDADFLDTERFMNTERYIKRPVPVSLEKLLKQFEKKIGALSERNRQNPSVINTARQAILERCLAIAESTPGFFTLTVPTGGGKTYSSLAFGLKHAVKHDKDRIIYVIPYTSIIEQNAQVFREVLEDDPLKDNVVLEHHSNFEYPEGIFDDWDEHEKVHRLASENWDMPVVVTTAVQFFESLYANKGSRCRKLHNIVNSVIILDEAQMMPIEYIKPCLWALAELVFNYGATVVLCTATQPAVKDLIPTNPKIVEIMEDPNELQKIFKRVSVENKNEMSDEELAEEMADIPQVLTIVNTRRHARLLFEKLLAKKPEGAYHLSARMCPAHRKVVLAEIRRALQDGKPCRVVSTQLIEAGVDVDFPVVYRAAAGIDSIAQAAGRCNREGRRSRGRVIIFDPEPHGMPQKGRFSEVAFLTRSAARHLHELNDDLLSLEAIEYYFNHLFDIERDNLDAGDILKMIKDSKDDLSFPFAKIAQKFQLIDNATVSVVVPWDNHAEELMENAARHPFPASQVRSLQPYTVQVYQHELAALEKERVVKTVGDFMKFVTDRSYYDRRFGLKDAKEVKAPGEVLIF
- the rsgA gene encoding ribosome small subunit-dependent GTPase A, which gives rise to MNSGQNLVQGIVRKAYSGYYYVYDGHCEWECSLRGRFRYEKQQVLVGDRVELAPTQDRVGVIVKILPRRSALFRPPIANVDQAIIIFSVRQPEPNPGLLDRFLITAIMNQIDPLICFNKIDLIKDYEFDLVSRYQGIYPVVVTSAVTGAGLDRLRGKLRGKVSVFAGPSGVGKSTILNAIMPELTLKTGAISEKLKRGKHTTRHVELIPLPEDGLVADTPGFSNLDLPDIKLEELARYFPEMEEYSGNCHFGGCLHDKEPGCAVKEAVELGGIEESRYRQYVEFLQELRGRRRY
- the rpe gene encoding ribulose-phosphate 3-epimerase, with translation MVKLAPSILSANFAALLDDVIQVEEAGAEYLHIDVMDGHFVPNITIGPLVVKALRPQSRMCFDVHLMIENPELYVEQFINAGADLITVHVEAARHLHRILSMIREKGVRAGVALNPATPPGAVEYILPLVDLVLLMTVNPGFGGQAFIPEVLPKIRTVRQMLDERGLNAEIQVDGGVNLDTVAAVVRAGASVLVAGSAIFDSADIASAVRRIREAAAMDGSDS